From the Lepidochelys kempii isolate rLepKem1 chromosome 2, rLepKem1.hap2, whole genome shotgun sequence genome, one window contains:
- the LOC140906100 gene encoding uncharacterized protein produces MQSSSAQLTMMESQNRKRAPAWTEREVRDLIAVWGEESMLSELRSSFRNAKTFVKISQGMKDRGHNRDPKQCRVKLKELRQAYQKTREANSRSGSEPQTCRFYDELHAILGGSATTTPAVLFDSFNGDGGNTEAGFGDEEDDDEEEVVDSSQQASGETGFPDSQELFLTLDLEPVPPEPTQGCLLDPAGGEGTSAGCVSMITGSSPSQSLVKLRKKKKRTRDEMFSELMLSSHTDRAQTNAWRQIMSECRKAQNDREERWRAEESKWRAEDRAEAQMWRQRDERRQDSMLRLLQDQTRMLQCMVELQQRQLEHRLPLLPLCNQPPSSPSSIASTPRRPRTR; encoded by the exons atgcagagctcatcagcacagctgaccatgatggagtcccagaatcgcaaaagagctccagcatggaccgaacgggaggtacgggatctgatcgctgtttggggagaggaatccatgctatcagaactccgttccagttttcgaaatgccaaaacctttgtgaaaatctcccagggcatgaaggacagaggccataacagggacccgaagcagtgccgcgtgaaactgaaggagctgaggcaagcctaccagaaaaccagagaggcgaacagccgctctgggtcagagccccaaacatgccgcttctatgatgagctgcatgccattttagggggttcagccaccactaccccagccgtgttgtttgactcattcaatggagatggaggcaatacggaagcaggttttggggacgaagaagatgatgatgaggaggaggttgtagatagctcacagcaagcaagcggagaaaccggttttcccgacagccaggaactgtttctcaccctagacctggagccagtaccccccgaacccacccaaggctgcctcctggacccagcaggcggagaagggacctctg ctggatgtgtttcaatgatcacaggatcttctccttcccagagtctagtgaagcttagaaagaaaaaaaaacgcactcgagatgaaatgttctccgagctaatgctgtcctcccacactgacagagcacagacgaatgcgtggaggcaaataatgtcagagtgcaggaaagcacaaaatgaccgggaggagaggtggagggctgaagagagtaagtggcgggctgaagacagggctgaagctcaaatgtggcggcagcgtgatgagaggaggcaggattcaatgctgaggctgctgcaggaccaaaccagaatgctccagtgtatggttgagctgcagcaaaggcagctggagcacagactgccactgctgcccctctgtaaccaaccgccctcctccccaagttccatagcctccacacccagacgcccaagaacgcggtga
- the SNX16 gene encoding sorting nexin-16 isoform X2 produces MATPYVPVPIPIGNSSSNFTTHRNQRSSSFGSISTSSNSSKGQLEDSTIGSFKKMSVPEQIGSMSSICSSPLVRTKFTAVDTSIEYCTQPMEDIEQNTDSGSWEDRPSTPTILGYEVMEERAKFTLKDMFPGFRLALPPKRWFKDNYNPDFLEDRQLGLQAFLQNLVAHKDIANCLAVREFLCLDDPPGPFDSLEESRAFCETLEETNYRLQKELIEKQREVESLKKLLSEKQLHIDTVEKRIRDLSLGNGKTRRMSGEESECSGEVESSAIEADQGALGDDSCSDKENNQTCWSGLLAENSVPEIEVAEVAYTADEEE; encoded by the exons ATGGCAACCCCCTATGTTCCTGTTCCTATTCCTATAGGAAATTCCTCTTCCAACTTTACAACGCACAGAAACCAAAGAAGTTCTTCCTTTGGGAGCATCTCAACAAGCTCAAATTCTTCAAAAGGGCAGCTGGAGGACTCTACCATTGGTAGTTTTAAAAAGATGAGTGTGCCTGAACAGATTGGCTCCATGTCATCTATATGCAGTAGTCCACTTGTTAGGACTAAATTTACAGCTGTGGACACATCTATTGAATACTGTACTCAGCCTATGGAAGATATTGAGCAAAATACAgactctgggagctgggaagATCGACCTTCTACACCTACTATACTGGGTTATGAGGTGATGGAAGAAAGGGCAAAATTCACT TTAAAAGATATGTTTCCAGGCTTTCGATTGGCACTTCCACCAAAGCGCTGGTTCAAGGATAATTATAACCCTGACTTCCTGGAAGATCGACAGTTGGGACTACAAGCATTCCTGCAGAATTTAGTGGCTCACAAAGACATTGCTAACTG CCTTGCAGTGAGAGAGTTTCTTTGTTTGGATGATCCACCAGGTCCATTTGATAGCCTAGAAGAGAGCAGG GCTTTTTGTGAAACTCTGGAGGAAACTAATTACCGTCTCCAAAAAGAACTTATtgaaaaacaaagggaagtggAATCATTGAAGAAATTATTAAGTGAAAAACAACTTCATATAGATACTGTAGAGAAGAGAATTAG GGATTTGTCTTTAGGAAATGGGAAAACACGCAGAATGTCAGGAGAAGAAAGTGAGTGCAGTGGTGAGGTGGAGTCTTCTGCAATAGAAGCAGATCAGGGTGCCTTGGGAGATGACAGCTG CTCTGATAAAGAGAATAATCAGACATGCTGGAGTGGCTTATTGGCTGAAAACTCTGTA
- the SNX16 gene encoding sorting nexin-16 isoform X1 gives MATPYVPVPIPIGNSSSNFTTHRNQRSSSFGSISTSSNSSKGQLEDSTIGSFKKMSVPEQIGSMSSICSSPLVRTKFTAVDTSIEYCTQPMEDIEQNTDSGSWEDRPSTPTILGYEVMEERAKFTVYKILVKRSPEESWVVFRRYTDFSRLNDKLKDMFPGFRLALPPKRWFKDNYNPDFLEDRQLGLQAFLQNLVAHKDIANCLAVREFLCLDDPPGPFDSLEESRAFCETLEETNYRLQKELIEKQREVESLKKLLSEKQLHIDTVEKRIRDLSLGNGKTRRMSGEESECSGEVESSAIEADQGALGDDSCSDKENNQTCWSGLLAENSVPEIEVAEVAYTADEEE, from the exons ATGGCAACCCCCTATGTTCCTGTTCCTATTCCTATAGGAAATTCCTCTTCCAACTTTACAACGCACAGAAACCAAAGAAGTTCTTCCTTTGGGAGCATCTCAACAAGCTCAAATTCTTCAAAAGGGCAGCTGGAGGACTCTACCATTGGTAGTTTTAAAAAGATGAGTGTGCCTGAACAGATTGGCTCCATGTCATCTATATGCAGTAGTCCACTTGTTAGGACTAAATTTACAGCTGTGGACACATCTATTGAATACTGTACTCAGCCTATGGAAGATATTGAGCAAAATACAgactctgggagctgggaagATCGACCTTCTACACCTACTATACTGGGTTATGAGGTGATGGAAGAAAGGGCAAAATTCACT GTTTACAAAATACTGGTAAAaagaagtccagaggagagttGGGTGGTTTTCAGAAGGTACACTGACTTCTCTAGGCTTAATGACAAG TTAAAAGATATGTTTCCAGGCTTTCGATTGGCACTTCCACCAAAGCGCTGGTTCAAGGATAATTATAACCCTGACTTCCTGGAAGATCGACAGTTGGGACTACAAGCATTCCTGCAGAATTTAGTGGCTCACAAAGACATTGCTAACTG CCTTGCAGTGAGAGAGTTTCTTTGTTTGGATGATCCACCAGGTCCATTTGATAGCCTAGAAGAGAGCAGG GCTTTTTGTGAAACTCTGGAGGAAACTAATTACCGTCTCCAAAAAGAACTTATtgaaaaacaaagggaagtggAATCATTGAAGAAATTATTAAGTGAAAAACAACTTCATATAGATACTGTAGAGAAGAGAATTAG GGATTTGTCTTTAGGAAATGGGAAAACACGCAGAATGTCAGGAGAAGAAAGTGAGTGCAGTGGTGAGGTGGAGTCTTCTGCAATAGAAGCAGATCAGGGTGCCTTGGGAGATGACAGCTG CTCTGATAAAGAGAATAATCAGACATGCTGGAGTGGCTTATTGGCTGAAAACTCTGTA